The following proteins come from a genomic window of Denitromonas sp.:
- a CDS encoding molybdopterin-synthase adenylyltransferase MoeB, whose product MNDDQLLRYSRHILLPEIGVEGQQAFVDARVLVVGAGGLGSPAAMYLAAAGVGTLVLVDDDDVDLTNLQRQILHTAESVGQPKVRSGQATLARLNPEVRVVPLAQRLAGEALSAEVAAADIVLDCSDNFDTRHAINRACFTHRKPLVSGAAIRFDGQLYVFDLRTADSPCYHCLFPEGEDVEQVRCAVMGVFAPITGIIGATQAAEALKLLAGIGTSLAGRVLLLDGLNMEWRSIGLGKDPACAVCAQNL is encoded by the coding sequence ATGAACGACGATCAACTGCTGCGCTACAGCCGCCACATCCTGCTGCCCGAAATCGGTGTCGAGGGGCAGCAGGCCTTTGTCGACGCCCGGGTGCTGGTGGTTGGCGCCGGTGGTCTCGGTTCGCCGGCCGCGATGTATCTGGCTGCTGCGGGCGTGGGGACTCTGGTGCTGGTCGATGACGACGATGTCGATCTGACCAACCTGCAGCGCCAGATCCTGCACACCGCCGAGTCGGTCGGCCAGCCAAAGGTGCGCTCAGGCCAGGCCACGCTGGCGCGGCTCAACCCCGAGGTGCGGGTGGTGCCGCTGGCGCAACGCCTGGCGGGGGAGGCCTTGTCGGCGGAAGTCGCCGCGGCGGATATCGTGCTCGACTGCTCGGACAACTTCGATACCCGGCATGCGATCAACCGGGCCTGCTTCACGCATCGCAAGCCGCTGGTCTCCGGGGCGGCGATCCGCTTCGACGGGCAGCTCTATGTCTTCGACCTGCGCACCGCCGACAGCCCGTGCTACCACTGCCTCTTTCCGGAAGGCGAGGATGTGGAGCAGGTGCGTTGCGCGGTGATGGGCGTGTTTGCGCCGATCACCGGCATCATCGGCGCCACGCAGGCGGCCGAGGCCCTGAAGCTGCTCGCCGGCATCGGCACCTCGCTGGCCGGCCGGGTGCTGCTGCTCGACGGCTTGAACATGGAATGGCGCAGCATCGGGCTGGGCAAGGACCCGGCCTGTGCGGTGTGTGCTCAGAACTTGTAA
- a CDS encoding S41 family peptidase — protein sequence MRSKLQQLGLIFTGMCAGVLISLNFPANADKAALAPLPMQELRALADVFNAIKQGYVEPVEDKALLTDAISGMLTGLDPHSAYLDADAFKDLQVGTQGEFGGLGIEVGMEDGFVKVISPIEDTPAFRAGVKAGDLIVKLDDTPVKGMTLGDAVKQMRGKPNTKIVLTIVRKGDDKPLVVTIVREIIKVRSVKSKLVEPGYGYVRVVQFQEATAASLAEHLTKLYADGPLQGLVLDLRNDPGGLLHGAVGVAAAFLPADVLVVSTDGRTPDAKRKYMATPDDYLRGTRTDFLKDLPAAVKKVPMVVLVNGGSASASEIVAGALQDHKRAKVLGTQTFGKGSVQTILPLTNNTAIKLTTARYYTPGGRSIQAKGIEPDVTVEDPQDTSAQMRIREADLRGHLENDKDPEAERKAAEAREAARTAGDDKADDTPFKRIEPASEEDFQFQQALNLLKGREIVQNAK from the coding sequence ATGCGTAGCAAACTGCAGCAGCTTGGATTGATCTTCACCGGCATGTGTGCCGGTGTCCTGATCAGCCTGAACTTCCCCGCCAATGCCGACAAGGCGGCACTGGCACCCCTGCCGATGCAGGAGTTGCGCGCGCTGGCGGACGTGTTCAACGCCATCAAGCAAGGCTATGTCGAGCCGGTCGAGGACAAGGCGCTGCTGACCGACGCCATCAGCGGCATGCTGACCGGCCTCGATCCGCATTCGGCCTATCTCGACGCCGACGCCTTCAAGGACCTGCAGGTGGGCACGCAGGGCGAATTCGGCGGCCTCGGCATCGAGGTCGGCATGGAAGATGGTTTCGTCAAGGTCATCTCGCCGATCGAGGACACCCCGGCCTTCCGCGCGGGCGTGAAGGCGGGCGACCTGATCGTCAAGCTCGACGACACGCCGGTCAAGGGCATGACCCTGGGCGACGCCGTCAAGCAGATGCGTGGCAAGCCGAATACCAAGATCGTGCTGACCATCGTGCGCAAGGGCGACGACAAGCCGCTGGTGGTGACCATCGTGCGCGAGATCATCAAGGTGCGCAGCGTGAAATCGAAGCTGGTCGAGCCCGGCTACGGCTACGTGCGCGTGGTGCAGTTCCAGGAAGCGACCGCCGCGTCGCTGGCCGAGCATCTGACCAAGCTGTATGCCGATGGGCCGCTGCAGGGCCTGGTGCTTGATCTGCGCAACGACCCGGGTGGCCTGCTGCATGGTGCGGTGGGCGTGGCCGCCGCCTTCCTGCCGGCCGATGTGCTGGTGGTGTCCACCGATGGGCGCACGCCGGACGCCAAGCGCAAGTACATGGCCACGCCGGACGACTATCTGCGCGGCACCCGCACCGACTTCCTCAAGGATCTGCCTGCTGCCGTCAAGAAGGTGCCGATGGTGGTGCTGGTCAACGGCGGCTCCGCGTCGGCGTCTGAAATCGTTGCCGGTGCGCTGCAGGACCACAAACGGGCCAAGGTGCTTGGCACCCAGACCTTCGGCAAGGGGTCGGTGCAGACCATCCTGCCGCTGACCAACAACACTGCAATCAAGCTCACCACGGCCCGTTACTACACGCCGGGTGGCCGCTCGATCCAGGCCAAGGGTATCGAGCCGGACGTCACCGTCGAAGACCCGCAGGACACCTCGGCGCAGATGCGCATTCGTGAGGCCGACCTGCGCGGCCACCTCGAGAACGACAAGGACCCCGAGGCCGAACGCAAGGCCGCCGAAGCGCGCGAGGCCGCCCGTACCGCCGGCGACGACAAGGCGGACGATACGCCGTTCAAGCGGATCGAGCCGGCCAGCGAGGAAGATTTCCAGTTCCAGCAGGCCTTGAACCTTCTCAAGGGGCGAGAGATCGTCCAGAATGCGAAGTAA
- a CDS encoding murein hydrolase activator EnvC family protein: MTPLAARNGWLTAALASVLALAALSGPALAQDTAGRMASSRSELDAVRARLRAAESEVSDTESTHAQAVKALKQADVAVSRILRRVRELTRERKAAEVAVTRVEAALGETRAQVDAGREALADWLRRYYQFGGEPGVGYLLSAREPNQLARDAYYLEQIGREKQAIVTRLREAMALQTRQQAEAEAHRAEVARLEGVQRREMADLKKERDRRQQILAALSKELKAQKQTVAELQRDEARLRALMVELAKQKEKARPRPPPEPSAAPREPVTGASRLSADSSARGKAFAALRGQLKPPLRGAVIGRFGADRAAGGTTWKGIFIRADNGDEVRAVADGEVVFSDWLRGFGNLIIIDHGQGYLTVYGNNDALFKSNGEQVVAGEVLAAAGDSGGNPEPGLYFEIRHQGRPVDPLDWIRLN; the protein is encoded by the coding sequence GTGACCCCGCTCGCCGCCCGTAACGGGTGGCTCACGGCCGCGCTGGCGTCGGTGCTGGCGCTTGCCGCATTGTCTGGCCCCGCCCTGGCGCAGGATACGGCCGGGCGCATGGCGTCGTCGCGCAGCGAACTCGACGCCGTCAGGGCGCGCCTGCGCGCCGCCGAGTCGGAGGTGTCGGATACCGAGTCGACCCACGCGCAGGCCGTCAAGGCGCTCAAGCAGGCCGATGTTGCCGTGTCGCGGATCCTGCGCCGGGTGCGTGAGCTGACGCGCGAGCGCAAGGCGGCCGAGGTGGCGGTGACCCGGGTCGAGGCCGCATTGGGCGAGACGCGCGCGCAGGTCGACGCCGGCCGCGAGGCGCTGGCCGACTGGCTGCGCCGCTACTACCAGTTTGGCGGCGAGCCCGGTGTGGGGTATTTGCTCAGCGCCCGCGAGCCTAACCAGCTGGCGCGCGACGCATACTATCTGGAGCAGATCGGACGCGAAAAGCAGGCCATCGTCACCCGGCTACGCGAGGCCATGGCCTTGCAGACCCGGCAGCAGGCCGAAGCCGAGGCGCATCGCGCCGAGGTGGCCCGCCTCGAAGGCGTGCAGCGCCGCGAGATGGCTGACCTGAAAAAAGAGCGCGACCGCCGCCAGCAGATCCTCGCCGCGTTGTCGAAGGAATTGAAGGCTCAGAAGCAGACAGTGGCCGAGTTGCAGCGCGACGAGGCGCGCTTGCGCGCGCTGATGGTCGAACTGGCGAAGCAGAAGGAGAAGGCGCGCCCGCGGCCACCGCCGGAGCCGTCGGCGGCCCCGCGGGAGCCGGTCACCGGCGCCTCGCGCCTGAGCGCCGACAGCAGTGCGCGGGGCAAGGCGTTTGCCGCGCTCCGCGGACAGCTCAAGCCGCCATTGCGCGGCGCGGTGATCGGGCGTTTTGGCGCCGATCGAGCGGCGGGCGGCACGACCTGGAAGGGCATTTTCATCCGTGCCGACAACGGCGACGAGGTGCGTGCCGTGGCCGACGGCGAAGTTGTCTTCTCGGACTGGTTGCGCGGCTTCGGAAATCTCATCATCATCGACCACGGCCAAGGCTATTTGACGGTGTACGGAAACAATGATGCGCTGTTCAAGTCCAACGGCGAGCAAGTGGTGGCCGGCGAGGTGCTGGCGGCCGCCGGCGACAGCGGAGGAAACCCGGAGCCGGGGCTATACTTTGAAATCCGCCATCAGGGGCGGCCGGTCGATCCGCTGGACTGGATTCGCCTGAACTGA
- the gpmA gene encoding 2,3-diphosphoglycerate-dependent phosphoglycerate mutase, translated as MYKIVLLRHGESTWNKENRFTGWTDVDLTDKGVEEARAAGDLLRDEGYAFDVAFTSVLKRANKTLNIVLERLAALWLPVEHSWRLNERHYGALQGLNKAETAAKYGDDQVLQWRRSYDVPPPALEDGDERLTPNDPRYASLPADRFPHTECLKDTVARVVPYWETVIVPRVLAGDRILIAAHGNSLRALIKYLDGVSDADIVGLNIPTAQPLVYELDANLRPIRSYYLADEDTIKAAAAAVAGQAKAKA; from the coding sequence ATGTACAAGATCGTATTGCTTCGCCACGGAGAGTCCACCTGGAACAAGGAAAACCGGTTTACCGGCTGGACCGATGTTGATTTGACCGACAAAGGCGTGGAAGAAGCACGCGCCGCAGGCGACCTGCTGCGCGACGAGGGCTATGCCTTCGATGTGGCCTTTACCTCGGTGCTCAAGCGCGCCAACAAGACGCTGAACATCGTGCTCGAGCGCCTGGCCGCGCTGTGGCTGCCGGTGGAGCACTCCTGGCGCCTGAACGAGCGTCACTATGGCGCACTGCAGGGTCTGAACAAGGCCGAGACGGCGGCAAAATATGGCGACGATCAGGTGCTGCAGTGGCGCCGCTCCTACGATGTGCCGCCGCCGGCGCTCGAAGACGGCGACGAGCGCCTGACGCCGAACGACCCGCGCTACGCCAGCCTGCCGGCCGATCGTTTTCCGCACACCGAATGCCTGAAAGACACCGTGGCCCGTGTGGTGCCGTACTGGGAGACGGTGATCGTGCCGCGCGTGCTCGCCGGCGACCGCATCCTGATCGCCGCGCACGGCAACAGCCTGCGCGCGCTGATCAAGTATCTCGACGGCGTGAGCGATGCCGACATCGTCGGGCTGAACATCCCCACCGCGCAACCGCTGGTGTATGAACTGGACGCCAACCTGCGCCCCATCCGCAGCTACTACCTTGCGGATGAGGACACCATCAAGGCTGCCGCGGCAGCCGTCGCAGGGCAGGCCAAAGCCAAGGCCTGA
- a CDS encoding ArsR/SmtB family transcription factor — translation MNSHPIVDLIGKTEQIETAARALKAISHPLRLKILCVIGEGEVCVQDIVEAVGTSQSNISQHLAILRDKGVLLTRKDANRVFYRVGDQRTLQLIVLMREVFCGEAPTQP, via the coding sequence GTGAATAGTCATCCCATAGTTGATCTGATTGGCAAGACCGAGCAGATCGAAACCGCCGCCCGCGCGCTCAAGGCCATCTCCCATCCACTCAGGCTCAAGATCCTGTGTGTCATCGGAGAGGGTGAGGTCTGCGTGCAGGATATCGTCGAGGCCGTCGGCACCTCCCAGAGCAACATCTCCCAGCACCTGGCCATTCTGCGTGACAAGGGCGTCCTGCTCACCAGAAAGGACGCCAACCGGGTGTTCTACCGGGTCGGCGACCAGCGCACCCTGCAGTTGATCGTGCTCATGCGCGAAGTCTTCTGCGGTGAAGCGCCGACCCAGCCCTGA
- a CDS encoding rhodanese-like domain-containing protein has product MEFLQQNWYWAALAVASGAFLFIETLRQRGDGSSLSPVQATLMINREDATIIDVREQNEFIQGHIPNARHIPLAALEKRGPELEKLKQQPIIVCCASGARSKAAIATLHKLGCEKVFNLQGGMAGWQQAGQPVTRKRK; this is encoded by the coding sequence GTGGAGTTTCTGCAGCAAAATTGGTACTGGGCAGCCTTGGCTGTGGCCAGCGGCGCGTTCCTGTTCATCGAGACCCTGCGCCAGCGTGGCGACGGCAGCAGCCTGTCGCCGGTGCAGGCCACCTTGATGATCAACCGCGAAGACGCCACCATCATCGACGTGCGCGAACAGAATGAGTTCATTCAGGGCCACATCCCCAATGCCCGCCACATCCCGCTCGCGGCGCTCGAAAAGCGCGGCCCCGAGCTGGAAAAACTGAAACAACAACCGATTATCGTGTGCTGCGCGTCCGGCGCCCGTTCCAAAGCTGCCATCGCCACGCTGCACAAGCTCGGTTGCGAGAAGGTATTCAATCTCCAGGGCGGCATGGCGGGCTGGCAGCAGGCCGGCCAACCGGTCACCCGCAAGAGGAAGTGA
- the grxC gene encoding glutaredoxin 3: protein MAPHIRMYATPYCPYCVRAEALLTSKGITNIEKILIDRDTARREEMMSLTGRRTVPQIFIDDLHVGGCDDLYALDQAGKLDPLLNAEAA from the coding sequence ATGGCGCCGCACATCCGCATGTATGCCACACCGTACTGCCCCTACTGCGTGCGCGCCGAGGCGCTGCTCACCAGCAAGGGGATCACGAATATCGAGAAAATTCTGATCGACCGGGACACCGCACGGCGTGAAGAAATGATGTCCCTCACCGGCCGGCGCACCGTCCCGCAGATCTTCATCGACGACCTGCATGTGGGCGGATGCGACGACCTCTATGCGCTTGACCAGGCCGGCAAGCTCGACCCGCTCCTGAACGCAGAAGCGGCCTGA
- the secB gene encoding protein-export chaperone SecB, whose protein sequence is MTENTQPVFTIEKLYIRDLSVEVPNAPTIFLDRETPQINVQLRTDSKGVDEGVYEVVLTVTVTAKIGEEKTVFLVEAAQAGIFQIRNVPESDIEPIMMIGCANILFPYAREAISDAVTRAGFQPVLLAPVNFEALYQARQQEQQPAGQDVPVQ, encoded by the coding sequence ATGACCGAAAACACCCAGCCCGTCTTCACCATCGAAAAGCTCTACATCCGCGACCTGTCGGTCGAAGTGCCCAACGCACCGACCATCTTCCTGGACCGCGAAACCCCGCAGATCAACGTGCAACTGCGTACCGACAGCAAGGGCGTCGACGAAGGCGTGTATGAAGTGGTCCTGACGGTCACCGTGACCGCCAAGATCGGTGAGGAAAAGACGGTCTTCCTGGTCGAAGCCGCCCAGGCCGGCATCTTCCAGATCCGCAACGTGCCCGAGTCCGACATCGAACCGATCATGATGATCGGCTGCGCCAACATCCTCTTCCCCTACGCCCGCGAAGCGATCTCCGACGCCGTCACGCGCGCCGGCTTCCAGCCCGTGCTGCTGGCGCCGGTCAACTTCGAAGCGCTGTACCAGGCACGCCAGCAGGAACAGCAGCCGGCTGGCCAGGACGTGCCGGTTCAGTGA
- a CDS encoding SH3 domain-containing protein translates to MRVARLIALIVAGAASAPAAALDYRSAASPAILYDTPSAQGKRLYVVSAGSPLEVVVTLEKWVKVRDREGHLAWIERSALADGQTVVVTAERATVHQQADDTAPASFEAVRGVILSVSGPVRGAWLPVRHADGDRGFVRRIDVWGQ, encoded by the coding sequence ATGCGCGTCGCCCGCCTCATCGCCCTGATCGTGGCCGGCGCCGCCAGCGCGCCGGCTGCCGCACTGGATTACCGGTCGGCGGCCAGCCCGGCCATCCTCTACGACACGCCTTCGGCCCAGGGCAAGCGCCTGTACGTGGTGTCCGCCGGCAGTCCGCTGGAGGTGGTCGTCACGCTGGAAAAATGGGTCAAGGTACGCGACCGCGAAGGCCATCTGGCCTGGATCGAACGCAGCGCGCTGGCCGACGGCCAGACGGTGGTCGTCACCGCCGAACGCGCCACGGTGCACCAGCAGGCCGACGACACCGCGCCGGCGAGCTTTGAAGCCGTTCGCGGCGTGATTCTCTCTGTCTCGGGGCCGGTCCGGGGCGCCTGGCTGCCGGTCCGGCACGCCGACGGCGATCGCGGCTTCGTCCGCCGGATCGACGTCTGGGGTCAATGA
- a CDS encoding NAD(P)H-dependent glycerol-3-phosphate dehydrogenase has product MHITVYGAGAWGTALAIAYAKSHPVTLWGRDADTLLRCAAERVNQALLPGAPFPPGLVVEADLHRASRSADLHLVVTPVAGLRAVARHLAAEGHTTPLIWACKGFESGTGKLPHQVVADELGADFPCGVLTGPSFAAEVAAGLPAAITLAARDAAFASAWTQHLHQPRLRLYANDDLIGAEVGGAVKNVMAIAAGVSDGLGFGLNSRAALITRGLAEMARLGAALGARPETFMGLAGMGDLVLTCTGDLSRNRRVGLALAEGKSLDRILKDLGHVAEGVLTTRETVALAQRHQVEMPITESVDALLSGTLSAREAVERLLARDPRSE; this is encoded by the coding sequence ATGCACATCACCGTCTATGGCGCAGGCGCCTGGGGTACTGCCCTGGCAATCGCCTACGCAAAATCACACCCGGTCACGCTATGGGGACGCGACGCAGACACCTTGCTGCGCTGCGCCGCCGAGCGGGTCAATCAGGCGCTGCTACCCGGCGCACCTTTCCCGCCGGGGCTGGTCGTGGAAGCGGACTTGCACCGCGCCAGCCGGTCGGCCGACCTGCACCTGGTGGTCACGCCGGTGGCCGGCCTGCGCGCTGTCGCGCGCCACCTGGCCGCTGAAGGACACACCACGCCGTTGATCTGGGCCTGCAAGGGCTTTGAATCCGGCACCGGCAAGTTGCCGCACCAAGTGGTCGCCGACGAACTGGGCGCCGACTTCCCGTGCGGCGTGCTGACCGGCCCGAGCTTTGCCGCCGAAGTCGCCGCCGGACTGCCCGCGGCAATCACCCTGGCCGCGCGCGACGCGGCCTTCGCCTCGGCCTGGACGCAACACCTTCACCAACCCCGCCTGCGCCTCTACGCCAACGATGACCTGATCGGCGCCGAGGTCGGCGGGGCGGTCAAGAACGTGATGGCCATCGCCGCCGGCGTCTCGGACGGGCTGGGCTTCGGCCTGAACAGCCGCGCCGCGCTGATCACTCGCGGCCTGGCCGAAATGGCCCGCCTCGGTGCCGCCCTGGGCGCCCGGCCGGAAACCTTCATGGGCCTGGCCGGCATGGGCGACCTGGTGCTGACCTGCACCGGCGATCTATCCCGCAACCGACGGGTCGGCCTCGCCCTGGCCGAAGGCAAATCGCTGGACAGGATCCTGAAAGATCTCGGCCATGTCGCCGAGGGCGTACTGACCACGCGCGAAACCGTCGCACTGGCCCAGCGCCATCAGGTCGAGATGCCGATTACCGAAAGCGTCGACGCCCTGCTCTCGGGCACACTCAGCGCGCGCGAGGCGGTCGAGCGTCTGCTGGCCCGCGACCCGCGCAGCGAATAG
- a CDS encoding tRNA (cytidine(34)-2'-O)-methyltransferase codes for MFHIVLYQPEIPPNTGNVIRLSANVGARLHLIEPLGFDMSDKALARAGLDYHQLTHVQTHADWATFRERVPGGNLHALTTRGGRRFSEVSYQPGDVLLFGCETRGLPEEMLATLSDAQRVRIPMRPGNRSLNLSNAVAVVAYEAWRQHGYVAGV; via the coding sequence ATGTTCCATATCGTTCTCTATCAGCCGGAAATTCCGCCCAATACCGGCAATGTCATTCGTCTCAGTGCCAATGTGGGCGCACGTCTGCACCTGATCGAACCGCTGGGTTTCGACATGTCGGACAAGGCACTGGCGCGCGCCGGGCTCGACTACCACCAGCTGACGCATGTGCAGACCCACGCCGACTGGGCGACGTTTCGCGAGCGTGTGCCGGGCGGCAACCTTCACGCGCTGACCACCCGCGGCGGCAGGCGGTTCAGCGAGGTGAGCTACCAGCCGGGCGACGTACTGCTGTTCGGTTGCGAGACGCGTGGGCTGCCTGAGGAGATGCTGGCGACGCTGAGCGATGCGCAGCGGGTGCGGATTCCGATGCGTCCCGGCAACCGCAGCCTGAACCTGTCCAACGCCGTTGCCGTGGTGGCCTACGAGGCCTGGCGCCAGCACGGCTACGTGGCGGGGGTGTGA
- a CDS encoding ComF family protein yields MDVPRLSDVLSNRRVRWQHVLGERWHQLWSRRCVLCASVRDPDGLCAGCRRDLPLCLSACPRCALPDTEGAICGRCLKQPPAFDATTALYRYDYPLDRLVHRLKYGADFAVAHAFAACALRAMPRPAVDLVVPVPLHAERLAERGFNQSLEIARPLARVWQCELATRQVGRTRATQDQVGLPWRERKKNLRNAFSCGVRLDGAHVLLVDDVMTTGATLDALAQCLRGAGAAAVSNLVVARTPMR; encoded by the coding sequence ATGGATGTTCCACGATTGAGCGATGTCTTGTCAAACCGTCGCGTCCGATGGCAGCACGTGCTTGGCGAGCGCTGGCACCAGCTGTGGTCGCGTCGGTGTGTGCTTTGCGCCAGCGTCCGCGATCCGGACGGCTTGTGCGCGGGCTGTCGTCGCGACCTGCCATTGTGCCTGTCTGCGTGCCCGAGGTGTGCATTGCCGGACACCGAGGGGGCAATCTGTGGCCGCTGCCTGAAGCAGCCGCCGGCATTCGATGCCACGACGGCGCTGTATCGCTACGACTATCCGCTCGACCGCCTGGTTCACCGCCTCAAGTACGGTGCCGACTTCGCTGTCGCCCACGCCTTTGCCGCGTGTGCGCTGCGTGCCATGCCGCGCCCGGCGGTGGATCTCGTCGTTCCGGTGCCGCTGCATGCGGAGCGGCTGGCCGAGCGCGGTTTCAACCAGTCGCTCGAAATTGCCCGGCCGCTGGCGCGGGTGTGGCAGTGCGAACTGGCGACTCGCCAGGTCGGGCGGACGCGTGCCACGCAGGACCAGGTCGGCCTGCCCTGGCGCGAGCGCAAGAAAAATCTGCGTAACGCCTTTTCCTGTGGCGTGCGGCTCGATGGCGCGCATGTGTTGCTGGTCGACGATGTCATGACCACGGGCGCCACACTCGATGCGCTGGCGCAGTGCCTGCGCGGTGCGGGGGCAGCGGCGGTCAGCAATCTGGTGGTGGCGCGCACGCCGATGCGTTGA
- the bioB gene encoding biotin synthase BioB — protein MTSHHTTAQQAAAPQPSDSRKWKVAEVEALFKLPFNDLLFRAQQVHREHFDPNAVQRSTLLSIKTGGCSEDCGYCSQSARYDTGLERERLLALEEVLKNARAAKAKGSSRFCMGAAWRGPKDKDLEPVIEMIREVKALGLETCVTLGMLKEGQAEKLRDAGLDYYNHNIDTAPEFYGQVITTHTFQDRLDTLDRVRSVGINVCSGGIVGMGEDRRNRAAMIAQLANMNPPPESVPINNLVAIEGTPMAKSEQVDPIEFVRTIAAARITMPTSFVRLSAGRQQMSDEMQALCFAAGANSMFYGDRLLTTDNPETDRDEQLFAKLGLKAI, from the coding sequence ATGACTTCCCACCACACCACTGCTCAGCAGGCCGCCGCCCCCCAACCGTCCGACAGCCGCAAGTGGAAGGTCGCCGAGGTCGAGGCATTGTTCAAGCTGCCATTCAACGACCTGCTCTTCCGCGCGCAGCAGGTGCACCGCGAGCACTTCGACCCCAACGCCGTCCAGCGCTCGACGCTGCTGTCGATCAAGACCGGCGGGTGTTCGGAAGACTGTGGTTATTGCTCGCAGTCCGCCCGCTACGATACCGGTCTGGAGCGTGAACGCCTGCTCGCCCTCGAAGAGGTGCTCAAAAACGCCCGCGCCGCCAAGGCCAAGGGCTCGAGCCGCTTCTGCATGGGTGCGGCGTGGCGCGGCCCGAAGGACAAGGACCTCGAGCCGGTGATCGAGATGATCCGCGAGGTCAAGGCGCTGGGGCTGGAGACCTGCGTGACCCTCGGCATGCTCAAGGAAGGCCAGGCCGAAAAGCTGCGCGATGCCGGCCTTGATTATTACAACCACAACATCGACACGGCCCCCGAATTCTACGGCCAGGTGATCACCACGCACACCTTCCAGGACCGCCTCGACACCCTCGACCGGGTGCGCAGCGTCGGCATCAACGTGTGCAGCGGCGGCATCGTCGGCATGGGCGAGGACCGCCGCAACCGTGCCGCCATGATCGCCCAACTGGCCAACATGAACCCGCCGCCGGAGTCGGTACCCATCAACAATCTGGTTGCCATCGAGGGCACACCGATGGCCAAGAGCGAGCAGGTCGACCCGATCGAGTTCGTGCGCACCATCGCCGCCGCCCGCATCACCATGCCGACGAGCTTCGTGCGCCTGTCGGCCGGCCGCCAGCAGATGAGCGACGAGATGCAGGCCCTGTGCTTTGCCGCCGGCGCCAACTCGATGTTCTACGGCGACCGCCTGCTGACCACCGACAACCCGGAAACCGACCGCGACGAGCAACTCTTTGCCAAGCTCGGACTGAAGGCAATCTAG
- a CDS encoding methyltransferase domain-containing protein yields MAGDFHLDDRSVRRHFNRAAASYDGVDILARSVAQQMDERLEGILHQPATILDLGCGTGRDLHRLAERYPKALRVGVDIAPAMLRRVAPPASGLQRLFGRRGRAQVVAADARALPFAANRFDMLWSNLMLNWLDDPAPALAEMARVMKVDGMLMFATLGPDTLRELRDALDDPHGARVHRFIDMHDIGDALVGAGFSNPVMDMDHLTLTYAELDTLFADLRQSGSTNASGLRHRGLSGKHGWLRARARYEACRTNGRLPATFEIVYGHAWKPAPRTTADGHAIIRFQSRADSAR; encoded by the coding sequence ATGGCGGGCGACTTTCACCTCGACGACCGCAGCGTCCGACGCCACTTCAACCGTGCCGCCGCCAGCTACGACGGTGTCGACATCCTGGCGCGCAGCGTCGCCCAGCAGATGGACGAGCGGCTCGAAGGCATTCTCCATCAGCCCGCGACCATTCTCGACCTGGGCTGCGGCACCGGCCGGGATCTGCACCGCCTGGCCGAGCGCTATCCGAAGGCACTGCGGGTCGGCGTCGATATCGCGCCCGCCATGCTGCGCCGGGTGGCCCCGCCGGCCAGCGGCCTGCAGCGCCTGTTCGGCCGGCGCGGACGTGCGCAGGTCGTCGCAGCCGACGCCCGCGCCCTGCCCTTCGCGGCCAACCGTTTCGACATGCTGTGGTCGAACCTGATGCTCAACTGGCTCGACGACCCGGCGCCGGCACTGGCCGAGATGGCCCGCGTCATGAAAGTCGACGGCATGCTGATGTTCGCCACCCTCGGCCCGGACACCCTGCGCGAGTTGCGCGACGCCCTTGACGACCCGCACGGCGCGCGCGTGCACCGCTTCATCGACATGCACGACATCGGTGACGCCCTGGTGGGCGCCGGGTTCAGCAACCCGGTGATGGACATGGACCACCTCACACTGACCTACGCCGAGCTCGATACCTTGTTTGCCGACCTGCGCCAGTCCGGCAGCACCAACGCCAGTGGCCTGCGCCACCGCGGCCTGAGCGGCAAGCACGGCTGGCTGCGCGCGCGGGCACGCTACGAAGCATGCCGTACCAACGGCCGACTGCCTGCCACCTTCGAAATCGTCTACGGCCACGCCTGGAAGCCGGCACCGCGCACCACGGCTGACGGCCACGCCATCATCCGTTTCCAGTCGCGCGCCGACTCCGCGCGATGA